TTCTTTGTTGGACTTGGCGTCCTTGTAAAAGAGCGAGATTTTTTCTGCTTGCATCGATGTCCTTGTGTTGAAAACAGCATCCGCTGTACAAGGTCTAGCTAGCCTTCGGCCCTCCGCTAAAACTGGCGCCGGCGCGTCCGCAAAGGAAAGCCGCACCAGGAAACTGGTGCGGCTATGAAATTGAGCGTCAGTGCTCGTTTAGACAACTACGCCTGGTTGTCCGCGGCTGCGAATCCAACTGTCCATGCGTCTCTATCCCGAACCTCGACATCGCTGGTCGCTGCCCCCTGCAAGAGTTCCACCAAATCCATGGCGTGTGTCAGGGTTTCGACCGTGTCGTAATAGCCACCGTCAACATAAACGTTGTAGGGCCCAAACGCGTCCTTGGACAGTTTCCTCGTATCGAACGAGAACTCGCCAACGGGCGGCCGCTGCGGTCCGTTCCAGAACCGCTGCTGAGCAGCGCGGCAGGCGGCTATGGCCCCTGTGCGCTCTTGGCCGCCACGCGGGCAACACCCGATGTGGCTTGAACCCCGTCAGGCGCGCGGCAGAAAACCTCAAAAAGCTCAATCGGACCATCCTCGGACCTGGCCACCTCCGCCGCCTTGGGGGCAACGGAAGCGGAAGCTCCAAACTTCTGCTCGATGTAGAACTCGTAGAGGGTCCCTTTCTTGTTCACAAACCCGCCCTCCTTCGCGCTCCAGCGGAGTTCGCGGAGCTCGGCGACGGTCAGCGGGTGGTCCACGTCGCGCCCGTCCTCTTCGAAGTGCAAGTCGAGAACGACATGGCTTGCGTCGTCCTCCTCGTCGAAGTCGGCGGCCGGTTCCTCCAGCAGCTGCGCGACATCGCCGTCGAGGTAACGCACTGGGAACGAACGACCGTCAACGACAACGTGCGCGACCGCGTCGAAGGGGTAAAGGTCCATGATGGTGGGCGGGCGAGTCGCCTCGCGCGCCGGCCCGGACGCCTTCGCAGGCTTCTTGGCCGCGCCGACCTCGAGAGGTCCGCCCTGAACCAGGGCTCCAAGAATGGCGCCCATCACCGCCTGCGGGTCCTGCTGCCACTCATCGCTGACCCAGTAGGCAATCTCGCGGCCCAGTGGGTCGCAGATGCGCACGTAGTCCAACGGTTCGTCCCCTTGGGCGTAGCGCAGCTCAAAGCCGTTGTGGGCCATGACCGCATACTCCGGTCCATAGGTGACGTCCTGGTTGTCCTCGATGTGGTCGAGCTCGACTGGCATCAGCTTGGCGTCAATCGCCTCCTGGGAGACGCTGTCGTTCAAAGCGGCCCAATTCTGGAAGCCGGTCATGGTGGCAAGGGCGTCGAGCGCCTGGCCATGCTTGAGCTCGAAGCCCAGGCTCGTAGCGAACTTCTCGAGGGAGCGAGCCGCCTTCTTGGCGGACTGTGCGTTGTAGATGTGAAGCATGAGTTTTCCTTTGTGGATGAGCGCGAAGCGCCATCACGTTCATTTCGTGTCGATTGCCTGCATTACCGATAGGCGCCTCGCGTGACATGCACGAAGGCACTCAGGGTGTGTTTTCCTTGAATGCGCTGCTCAATTCACCGTCCCCGTGAGGGGGCAGGCGGAGGGCGACAGCGCGCGCCTGGCACGTATAGGGAAGGGCCAGAATTGAAAAAGCCCCGCTAGCGGGGCTTCAGGAGTTCACAATGGCTCAACGCTTTAGGGTGACCGCGCCGGACACCGTGACGGACACCGTCGCCTTGCCAGGCTCCATGGGCAGCGGCTCAGTCGCTCGCGATGCCATTTCGGCCGACATTGCCATCGATTTCATCATCGGCCCCGGCGGGCGGGGGTTGTAGCCGCTCTGGCCGATGGAAATTTCCTTGATTTCGGTCTGAGGGAACCCCAGGGCGAGGGCAGTCACCTTGGCCTTACCCTGGAATTCTTCGACAGCCGTCCCGATGAGTCCCTTCTCGGCCTGGGTACGCGCCGTGGTCGAGAGATAGAAGCCGGAGCCGGTCAGACGCGCTTGAGTGCCCAGTTCCGCGGCCGCTTGGGCAACGGCACTGGTGTTCTTGGATTCGATGCGAATCTCGCCGCGCGAGCGCCAACTGGCGATTTTTCCGTCGCGCCCGTAGACCGGGCCGGTGTAGAAGCTCTCCGTGCGCACATCGAGACCGGACGTCTCCTTGGCTTGTGCCACGACCTTCGCGAACGCTGCTGCAGCCTGGCGCTGGGCGTCCTTGGCCTCGCGCGCCTCACGCTCGACGGTCAGGCTGGCCCATGCAGTGTCTTCCACGACCTCCAGATTCGCCGCTGCATCGAGGCGCAGCGTCGGAGGTTGGGACTCCAGCCCTTCCTGAGCAGCGTGTGCGCCGGCGACCAAAACGGTGGCGGCGAGGATTGAAATGAGGGAGCGATGAAGGCGCATGGAAATCCTTTGGAAAAGTTGTTTTGCCAATGGTGTAGCCATGCGCGCGGACGGCAAAAGGAAGAGGTCCCCGCAAGAGCGAGGACCTCTAGGAATCGAAAAGAAGAAAATGTGTCCGTCGAAGGGTGCGCTACGCCGGCACGGTCTCGAAATCCGATTCTCGCACGTCCACCCCGAAGAGCCTGAAGGCATAGTCGATGTCCCCGGCGACCGAAGCTGCGATGACGTCATCACCGCGAACGAGGGCTGCACCGAGGCGATGGTTGCCGTCGGTCAGGGGCCAATTGACGACGCAGCCTAGGCTGGGGACGCCGACATCGACCGCTACCGCCTCTGACCAGCCGTAGTGGACCAGAAAGGCGATGCGCTCGATGTGCTCCGTCAAGGTCCACTCGACAGTGGCCATCCCGAAGGCTTCGGAGCGTAGGCGACCCTCTGCCAATGCCCGGCGCACGTCTGGTGCCGAGAAGCGGCCGGTCGTCCAGGGGTTCGAGAAGGGGTTGCAAAGCTTCGCCAGCTTCCTAACTGGAAGATTCACTGCCATGGTGTTCCTAGAAATGGTCTTCTCGGTTTAGCGAGCGTCGGCTTGGCCGGCTATAGGACGTTCGGCAACCAAGGACAACCAACATGCCAAGTCGTACATTCTCGACGAAAGACCTTTCCGCATGACGAAAGCTGCCTTGCTCGCAAGCTCCGCATTCTTCCGGACACGCGGCATTTCGCCGACACATGCCAACGGGTGCATTGAGGCCGAGGCGCTCCGCCCTGAGGCTATTCGGTCCCGCATCGGTGGTTTTCGACATGGCAACCCTCGACGCCACGTCGGAATGCTCCAGCCTACCGGCGCTCCTGGGTGCTTGGAACGAGGCCGGCCAAGGCAACTTCCAGTACTGGCCCGCCAACTGCACCGCCACGTCGAAATTCAATGCCGAACCTTCGAGGCGCTTTTTTCGGGGGCGCGACGTCTCTGGTGTAAGCCGATGACCGAGCTTATGGCGCCAGGGGGTCGACCGAGCAAAGGATAAGCGGCGTTCGCTCGCCGACGAAGGCGCCTTCGACGTTGAACGAGACCCACTCGTCCGCCTCTTCCTCGGTCATGCCCTCCTCAGCAAAGGCCTGCACCAGCTTGTTCCGGTCGTATACGACGACCGGCCCGAGGTTGATGCGCTCGGCGACACCAACGATTGCCTTGTCGAGACTTGGAGGGTCCAGGAACAGCATCTCGTCGTCGTAAGCAGCTGCAAGTCGGTCTCGCAGGAGCTCTGGCGCGTCATGCTCACCACCGTGGTGGTCGGGGCGGGGCTCAATGGAGTTGGGCATAGGTCCGGCGTGTAGCGCCGCGACTTATCTGCTGAACGCCGCTTAGCTGTTTGTCGGCTCCGGCTCAAGGGTGCCCGCCCTGGCGCGCGCCAGGACTTCGGCTGCATGCCCAGGCTGGGTGAAGCAGCGGTTCAGCTCGACCACCGGAATTCGGCCGGTGAGCACCACCAGGCGCTCGGCCTCCGCGGAATTCTTGTCGGCTCGAAGCTTGGCGCGGCGGTCCATGCCCCACGGCTCCACGAGCTCCGGGCTGCCGTGCTGAAGCACCGCACCGCTTACCTCATCGAGAGCCAATGAGACGGCCAGCATGGGCTGGCCAAGCAACTTCTCCCCCTGGTACAACTCGTACAGGTCGTTCCGAAGCCGATAGGAGAACTCGCCGCTCATCGCCGCCGAAGGCTCACTGGCCCGAAGATTCGCCGTCGGCCTTTGCAGGCGTATCCGCGGCCGCCAAAGCCTTCACGAGCTCCTTTTGGCTGAGCCCCAGCGCTGCAAGGTTGGTCTCCAGCGATTCGACCGCAGCCAGCACGTGCCGCTGGGCCTCGTCGACGACAGCCATCAAGGCCTCGACGTCGGCGAGCGACCTGGTGGTCACCTCCGCGGCCGCCTGGGCGTCAGCCCCGTTCGCACGGATGATGTGGTTGAACAGCCAGAGCGAAGCGTTTCGGACGTCGCGGCAGTACGCCAGCGTTTCCTCGTACTCCTGGCCGGCGTTCTTCGATGACGCCCCGCGGCGCTTGACCACGACGACGTTCATGGAGTGCCAGTCGGCTCTGAGTCCGTACCGGGCGACTTCGTTGGGGATAAGGTCGAGAGACATGATTTTTCAGACCGCCAGCGGCGGAAGTTTGGGTTGACCCTCGATTTCGGCCACGAAGTTGATAGCCGCACAGGCGGCACCCCTCCAGGCACTCGAAGGCTTTTTGTCATCGCATTGACCCGGGCGGTATTCCCGCCACACGTCGCGCTGCAGTGCTCGAGGAACCATTCGCCAGTGCTTCGCGCACATCAGCAGCTCGGGGCGCACAGCGGTCAGGCAGGCCTGCGCATGGCACCGGTGTGTCACGGCGGGGCGGGTTCGTTGAACATGCAAGGTATAGGGGCGAGTTTTTAGACCGGGCTTGAGCGGTCGCGCGCTCGCGCTCGCACGAAGGACTCTTGCTCTTGTTTAAGAGTTATTGATGAAGTCTCAGGCGAGAGAAAGAGTCTTTTAGCGGATGACGTTTATTTTTCTGTAAACGGTCTCTCGCGACCTCTGCCACCCGCCGACCCCTTCGAACCTTCGACCCAGGCCGCCCTGGCTCCCCCTGTCGTCGCCTTGGCCGCCAAGTGACCAGCTAAGGAGGCTGCGCTTGTGCGCTGAGGCGGAA
This window of the Variovorax sp. PBL-H6 genome carries:
- a CDS encoding SIMPL domain-containing protein (The SIMPL domain is named for its presence in mouse protein SIMPL (signalling molecule that associates with mouse pelle-like kinase). Bacterial member BP26, from Brucella, was shown to assemble into a channel-like structure, while YggE from E. coli has been associated with resistance to oxidative stress.) codes for the protein MRLHRSLISILAATVLVAGAHAAQEGLESQPPTLRLDAAANLEVVEDTAWASLTVEREAREAKDAQRQAAAAFAKVVAQAKETSGLDVRTESFYTGPVYGRDGKIASWRSRGEIRIESKNTSAVAQAAAELGTQARLTGSGFYLSTTARTQAEKGLIGTAVEEFQGKAKVTALALGFPQTEIKEISIGQSGYNPRPPGPMMKSMAMSAEMASRATEPLPMEPGKATVSVTVSGAVTLKR